The following are encoded in a window of Streptomyces showdoensis genomic DNA:
- a CDS encoding TIGR03086 family metal-binding protein — MTHTENTASSGHTAHHGDDPRQGLLKAVALAGRTVAAVRPEQLDGPTPCSEFTVRQLAGHLVAVLRRIAVAGRGGDVTSLPTVADELTDAGRQEAWDAAVREVGAAWADPAVLGRTLTLPFGRIPGAAAAAVWTSEFTVHTWDVATATGQSPEWDPEIVAISYAAMQRGLPAGPREGAPFAAAVDVAEDAPAIDRLVAWCGRKP, encoded by the coding sequence ATGACTCACACCGAGAACACCGCATCCTCCGGCCACACCGCTCACCACGGCGACGACCCCCGACAGGGCCTGCTGAAGGCCGTCGCGCTCGCCGGACGCACCGTCGCCGCCGTCCGGCCCGAACAGCTCGACGGGCCGACCCCCTGCAGCGAGTTCACCGTCCGGCAGCTGGCCGGGCACCTCGTCGCCGTCCTTCGCCGGATCGCCGTCGCCGGGCGCGGCGGCGACGTGACGAGCCTGCCCACGGTCGCGGACGAGCTCACGGACGCCGGCCGACAGGAGGCGTGGGATGCCGCGGTGCGCGAGGTCGGGGCGGCGTGGGCGGATCCCGCGGTCCTGGGCCGGACGCTGACGCTGCCGTTCGGCAGGATTCCGGGGGCCGCCGCCGCGGCCGTGTGGACCTCGGAATTCACCGTCCACACGTGGGATGTGGCCACCGCGACCGGCCAGTCCCCGGAGTGGGACCCCGAGATCGTGGCGATCTCGTACGCCGCCATGCAGCGCGGGCTGCCCGCCGGACCCCGTGAGGGTGCGCCGTTCGCGGCCGCGGTGGACGTCGCCGAGGACGCGCCGGCCATCGACCGGCTCGTGGCGTGGTGCGGACGCAAGCCGTAG
- a CDS encoding zinc-dependent alcohol dehydrogenase, protein MKALTWHGRRDVRVETVPDPVLTDPTDVIVEITSSGLCGSDLHLYEILGPFLEEGDILGHEPMGVVRDVGPEVTRIAVGDRVVVPFNVSCGTCRTCGEGLHSQCETTQVHAYGNGAALFGYTKLYGQVPGGQAELMRVPFGDTLPVKVPDGPPDDRFVFLSDVLPTAWQAVRYADVPQGGSLVVLGLGPIGDMAARIALHLGVGQVIGVDLVPERLERARARGVTALSLTDHDGDLPGTIRELTDGRGPHAVIDAVGMEAHGSPAAELAQKATSLLPGRLTAALMQRAGVDRLHALHLAIDIVRRGGTISLSGVYGGQTDPLPLLTMFDKQIQLRMGQANVHRWVPDILPLLVDGDPLGVDDFATHHLPLAEAPRAYEMFQKKQDGAVKVLFRP, encoded by the coding sequence ATGAAGGCCCTGACCTGGCACGGCAGACGGGACGTGCGCGTCGAGACGGTTCCCGATCCGGTCCTCACCGATCCGACGGACGTCATCGTCGAGATCACGTCCAGCGGTCTGTGCGGATCGGACCTGCACCTGTACGAAATCCTCGGACCGTTCCTGGAGGAAGGCGACATCCTCGGGCACGAGCCCATGGGCGTGGTGCGCGACGTCGGCCCGGAAGTGACCCGGATCGCTGTCGGAGACCGGGTCGTCGTCCCGTTCAACGTCTCGTGCGGCACCTGCCGCACCTGCGGCGAGGGACTGCACTCCCAGTGCGAGACCACCCAGGTCCACGCCTACGGCAACGGCGCGGCCCTGTTCGGCTACACGAAGCTCTACGGCCAGGTCCCCGGCGGCCAGGCCGAGCTGATGCGGGTCCCGTTCGGCGACACCCTGCCCGTCAAGGTGCCCGACGGGCCGCCGGACGACCGCTTCGTCTTCCTCTCCGACGTCCTGCCCACCGCGTGGCAGGCCGTCCGGTACGCCGACGTCCCCCAGGGCGGCAGCCTGGTCGTCCTCGGACTCGGACCGATCGGCGACATGGCCGCCCGGATCGCCCTGCACCTCGGCGTCGGCCAGGTGATCGGCGTGGACCTGGTGCCCGAGCGTCTGGAGCGTGCGCGGGCACGGGGCGTCACCGCGCTGAGCCTCACCGACCACGACGGGGACCTGCCCGGTACGATCCGCGAGCTCACCGACGGCCGGGGCCCGCACGCCGTCATCGACGCCGTCGGCATGGAGGCCCACGGTTCCCCGGCCGCCGAACTCGCGCAGAAGGCCACCTCGCTCCTGCCCGGCCGACTCACCGCGGCCCTGATGCAGCGCGCCGGCGTCGACCGGCTGCACGCGCTCCACCTGGCCATCGACATCGTGCGCCGTGGCGGCACGATCTCCCTGTCCGGCGTGTACGGCGGGCAGACCGACCCCCTGCCGCTGCTCACGATGTTCGACAAGCAGATCCAGCTGCGCATGGGCCAGGCCAACGTCCACCGCTGGGTGCCCGACATCCTCCCGCTGCTCGTGGACGGCGACCCGCTCGGCGTCGACGACTTCGCCACCCATCACCTCCCGCTCGCCGAGGCGCCCCGGGCGTACGAGATGTTCCAGAAGAAGCAGGACGGCGCCGTCAAGGTCCTCTTCCGTCCCTGA
- a CDS encoding phosphoketolase family protein: protein MAAEGPPEHGAGAVTDDELRTLDAHWRAANYLAAGQIYLMANPLLTEPLRPEHIKPRLLGHWGTSPGLNLVYTHLNRVIRARELEAMCVWGPGHGGPSVLANAWLEGSYSEVDPDVSRDAAGMARLFRQFSFPGGVPSHVAPEVPGSIHEGGELGYSLAHAYGAAFDRPGLVVACVIGDGEAETGPLAASWHSNKFLDPVHDGAVLPILHLNGYKISNPTVLARLPEEELQALLRGYGHEPLVVAGDDPARVHRTMAAAFDRALDMIARTQRAAREEGVTERARWPLIVLRTPKGWTGPAEVDGQPVEGTWRAHQVPLAEVRENPEHLRLLERWLRSYRPQELFDADGRPVADVLACVPRGTARLGATPYANGGLLTRELPVPPLEDHAVSVVSPGASLHEPTRVLGGLLEVLMRATRSRRDFRLFGPDETASNRLQDVYGATGKAWQAAVLGTDEHLDRHGRVMEVLSEHLCQGWLEGYLLTGRHGLYSCYEAFVHIVDSMVNQHIKWLRTASRLPWRAPVPSLTYLLTSHVWRQDHNGFSHQDPGFVDHVLNKSPEVVRVFLPPDANTLLAVADQALRSRDQVNVIVAGKQPCPDWLSLDDARAHCARGAGIWDWAGTEHGGGPDVVLACAGDVPTQEVLAAAQLLREHLPSLAVRVVNVVDLTTLLPHEEHPHGMTDLAYDGLFTPDRPVVFAYHGYPWLIHRLTYRRSGHRQLHVRGYKESGTTTTPFDMVVRNDVDRFRLVMDVIDRVPGLAVRAAAVRQHMADRRTVHHAWIREHGADLPEVAEWRWRPSRGPADGTDPEVT from the coding sequence ATGGCCGCGGAAGGACCCCCGGAGCACGGCGCCGGAGCCGTGACCGACGACGAGTTGCGGACCCTCGACGCCCACTGGCGGGCCGCGAACTATCTCGCGGCGGGCCAGATCTATCTCATGGCCAACCCGCTGCTCACCGAGCCGCTGCGGCCCGAGCACATCAAGCCGAGGCTGCTGGGCCACTGGGGCACCTCACCGGGGCTCAACCTGGTGTACACGCATCTGAACCGGGTGATCCGGGCCCGGGAGCTGGAGGCCATGTGCGTCTGGGGGCCCGGGCACGGCGGGCCGTCCGTCCTCGCGAACGCCTGGCTGGAGGGCAGCTACAGCGAGGTCGATCCGGACGTGTCCCGGGACGCGGCGGGCATGGCGCGGCTCTTCCGGCAGTTCTCCTTTCCCGGCGGGGTTCCGAGCCATGTCGCCCCCGAGGTCCCCGGCTCCATCCACGAAGGGGGCGAGCTCGGCTACTCCCTGGCCCATGCCTACGGTGCCGCCTTCGACCGCCCCGGGCTGGTCGTGGCCTGCGTCATCGGCGACGGCGAGGCGGAGACCGGGCCGCTGGCGGCCTCCTGGCACTCGAACAAGTTCCTCGACCCCGTCCACGACGGTGCCGTGCTGCCGATCCTGCACCTCAACGGGTACAAGATCTCCAACCCCACGGTGCTCGCCCGGCTCCCCGAGGAGGAGCTCCAGGCCCTGCTGAGGGGATACGGCCACGAGCCCCTCGTGGTGGCCGGCGACGATCCCGCCCGGGTCCACCGGACCATGGCCGCCGCCTTCGACCGCGCCCTGGACATGATCGCCCGGACCCAGCGGGCCGCCCGGGAGGAAGGGGTCACCGAGCGGGCGCGCTGGCCGCTGATCGTCCTGCGCACCCCGAAGGGATGGACCGGCCCGGCGGAGGTGGACGGCCAGCCCGTCGAAGGCACCTGGCGCGCCCACCAGGTCCCCCTCGCGGAGGTCCGCGAGAACCCGGAGCACCTGCGGCTGCTGGAGCGGTGGCTGCGCTCGTACCGGCCGCAGGAGCTGTTCGACGCGGACGGACGGCCCGTCGCGGACGTCCTGGCCTGTGTTCCGCGCGGCACCGCGCGCCTGGGGGCCACACCGTACGCCAACGGGGGCCTGCTCACCCGAGAGCTGCCGGTCCCGCCGCTGGAGGACCATGCGGTGTCCGTCGTCTCCCCGGGCGCGAGCCTGCACGAACCCACCCGGGTCCTCGGCGGTCTCCTCGAAGTGCTCATGCGGGCGACCCGCTCCCGGAGGGACTTCCGGCTCTTCGGCCCGGACGAGACGGCCTCCAACCGGCTCCAGGACGTCTACGGCGCCACCGGCAAGGCGTGGCAGGCTGCCGTTCTGGGCACCGACGAGCATCTGGACCGGCACGGCCGGGTGATGGAGGTGCTGTCCGAGCACCTCTGCCAGGGGTGGCTGGAGGGGTACCTGCTCACCGGACGACACGGCCTGTACTCCTGCTACGAAGCGTTCGTCCACATCGTCGACTCGATGGTCAACCAGCACATCAAGTGGCTGCGGACGGCGAGCCGGCTGCCGTGGCGCGCGCCCGTGCCCTCCCTCACCTATCTGCTCACCTCCCATGTCTGGCGACAGGACCACAACGGCTTCTCCCACCAGGATCCGGGCTTCGTCGACCACGTCCTGAACAAGAGCCCCGAGGTGGTCCGCGTCTTTCTCCCTCCGGACGCCAACACCCTTCTCGCCGTCGCCGACCAGGCGCTGCGCAGCCGTGACCAGGTCAACGTGATCGTGGCCGGGAAGCAGCCCTGCCCCGACTGGCTGTCGCTGGACGACGCCCGAGCGCACTGCGCGCGCGGAGCCGGCATCTGGGACTGGGCGGGCACGGAGCACGGAGGCGGACCGGATGTGGTGCTCGCCTGTGCCGGTGACGTGCCCACCCAGGAGGTCCTGGCCGCCGCACAGCTGTTGCGGGAACACCTGCCGTCGCTCGCCGTACGCGTGGTCAACGTCGTCGACCTGACCACCCTCCTCCCGCACGAGGAGCACCCCCACGGCATGACCGATCTCGCCTACGACGGGCTGTTCACCCCGGACAGGCCCGTGGTCTTCGCGTACCACGGCTACCCCTGGCTCATCCACCGGCTGACCTACCGCCGGTCCGGCCACCGGCAGCTCCACGTTCGCGGCTACAAGGAGTCCGGTACCACGACCACTCCCTTCGACATGGTGGTCCGCAACGACGTCGACCGGTTCCGGCTCGTGATGGACGTCATCGACCGTGTTCCCGGCCTCGCCGTCCGCGCGGCCGCCGTCCGGCAGCACATGGCCGATCGGCGCACCGTCCACCACGCGTGGATCCGCGAGCACGGCGCCGATCTGCCCGAGGTCGCCGAGTGGCGGTGGCGCCCGAGCCGGGGACCTGCGGACGGTACGGATCCGGAGGTCACGTGA
- a CDS encoding catalase produces MTESRPATTTDSGAPVESDEHSLTVGPAGPVLLQDAYLIEQMAQFNRERIPERQPHAKGSGAFGRFEVTHDVSRYTRAALFQPGARTDLVARFSTVAGERGSPDTWRDPRGFAVKFYTSEGNYDMVGNNTPVFFVKDPMKFQHFIRSQKRRADSNLRDHDMQWDFWTLSPESAHQVTWLMGDRGVPRTWRHMNGYTSHTYMWINAAGERFWVKYHFKTDQGVEFLTQAEADRMAGVDTDCHVRDLFEHIRDGDFPSWTLHVQVMPYEDAAGYRFNPFDLTKVWPHGDYPLIPVGRMTLDRNPTDNHAQIEQAAFQPNNFVPGIGPSPDRMLLARLFSYADAHRARIGTNYQQLPVNAPVVDVHTYSKDGAMAYRTSSDPVYAPNSKGGPAADTEHHGNPPSWSVEGEITRAAYVAHPEDDDWGQAGTLVREVLDDAARDRLVDNVVGHLLDGVSEPVLERAFTYWTHIDPGIGRRVADGVRAGRAA; encoded by the coding sequence ATGACGGAGAGCCGACCTGCGACGACGACCGACTCCGGGGCGCCGGTGGAGAGCGACGAGCATTCGCTCACCGTGGGGCCGGCGGGGCCCGTTCTCCTGCAGGACGCCTATCTGATCGAGCAGATGGCGCAGTTCAACCGGGAGCGCATCCCGGAGCGCCAGCCGCACGCGAAGGGCAGTGGGGCGTTCGGGCGGTTCGAGGTCACGCACGACGTCAGCCGCTACACCAGGGCCGCGTTGTTCCAGCCGGGGGCGCGCACCGACCTGGTGGCCCGCTTCTCCACGGTGGCCGGTGAGCGCGGGAGCCCGGACACGTGGCGGGATCCGCGTGGGTTCGCGGTGAAGTTCTACACGTCCGAAGGCAATTACGACATGGTCGGCAACAACACGCCCGTGTTCTTCGTCAAGGATCCGATGAAGTTCCAGCACTTCATCCGGTCCCAGAAGCGCCGCGCGGACAGCAACCTGCGCGACCACGACATGCAGTGGGACTTCTGGACGCTCTCCCCCGAGTCCGCGCACCAGGTCACCTGGCTGATGGGCGACCGCGGCGTGCCCCGGACCTGGCGGCACATGAACGGCTACACCTCGCACACGTACATGTGGATCAACGCCGCCGGTGAGCGTTTCTGGGTGAAGTACCACTTCAAGACGGACCAGGGCGTCGAGTTCCTCACCCAGGCCGAGGCCGACCGCATGGCGGGCGTCGACACCGACTGCCACGTGCGGGACCTGTTCGAGCACATCCGGGACGGCGACTTCCCGTCCTGGACCCTGCACGTGCAGGTCATGCCGTACGAGGACGCGGCGGGCTACCGGTTCAACCCGTTCGACCTGACCAAGGTGTGGCCGCACGGCGACTACCCGCTCATCCCGGTGGGCCGGATGACGCTGGACCGCAACCCCACCGACAACCACGCCCAGATCGAGCAGGCGGCGTTCCAGCCGAACAACTTCGTCCCCGGGATCGGTCCGAGCCCGGACCGGATGCTGCTGGCCCGGCTCTTCTCCTACGCGGACGCCCACCGGGCCCGCATCGGCACCAATTACCAGCAGCTTCCGGTGAACGCTCCGGTCGTCGACGTCCACACGTATTCGAAGGACGGCGCGATGGCCTATCGCACGAGCTCGGACCCGGTCTACGCCCCGAACTCCAAGGGCGGTCCCGCCGCTGACACCGAGCACCACGGCAACCCGCCGAGCTGGTCCGTGGAAGGGGAGATCACCCGAGCGGCGTACGTCGCGCACCCCGAGGACGACGACTGGGGCCAGGCGGGCACCCTCGTCCGCGAGGTCCTCGACGACGCGGCGCGCGACCGGCTCGTGGACAACGTGGTCGGCCACCTCCTGGACGGCGTGAGCGAACCGGTCCTGGAGCGCGCGTTCACGTACTGGACCCACATCGACCCCGGCATCGGCCGGCGCGTCGCCGACGGCGTGCGGGCCGGACGGGCCGCGTAG
- a CDS encoding STAS domain-containing protein translates to MTSGDRTDEVTYTVTSDGHYFYSAPRDAGVFREPVRADGTARLQADGEFDRESVACLERAITDTRGDGATRLLLDLSGVTFGDSSFLNVLLRTHNTGRLVLTGSLPRHLDQLFKLTGTDRVFHLLGP, encoded by the coding sequence ATGACGAGCGGCGACCGCACCGACGAGGTCACCTACACCGTCACGTCCGACGGCCACTACTTCTACAGCGCGCCCCGTGACGCGGGCGTCTTCCGCGAACCCGTACGGGCCGACGGTACCGCCCGGCTCCAGGCCGACGGCGAGTTCGACCGGGAGTCCGTCGCCTGCCTGGAACGGGCGATCACCGACACGCGCGGCGACGGCGCCACCCGCCTCCTCCTCGACCTGAGCGGGGTCACCTTCGGCGACTCCAGCTTCCTCAACGTGCTCCTACGCACGCACAACACCGGTCGGCTCGTCCTCACCGGGTCCCTGCCCCGCCACCTGGACCAGCTGTTCAAACTCACCGGCACCGACCGCGTCTTCCACCTCCTGGGGCCGTGA
- a CDS encoding STAS domain-containing protein, whose amino-acid sequence MDTPTKATEPRTGTGSPARPIVRVDIHGDMDIHHVPRWRAALDEALAGAPESAEVVVDLRNSSFCDSSGLNVLLAAAEKARRTGRILRLAVPSHQMLRLLDITGATNLLPVGPALPD is encoded by the coding sequence ATGGATACCCCCACGAAGGCCACGGAACCCCGGACCGGGACCGGCTCCCCCGCCCGCCCCATCGTCCGCGTCGACATCCACGGAGACATGGACATCCATCACGTGCCGCGCTGGCGCGCGGCCCTCGACGAGGCCCTCGCCGGGGCGCCGGAATCGGCGGAGGTGGTCGTCGACTTGAGGAACTCCTCCTTCTGCGACTCCTCCGGGCTCAACGTGCTGCTGGCCGCGGCCGAGAAGGCGCGGCGCACCGGCCGCATCCTGCGGCTCGCGGTGCCCAGCCACCAGATGCTCCGCCTGCTGGACATCACCGGAGCGACCAACCTGCTCCCCGTCGGCCCCGCCCTGCCCGACTGA
- a CDS encoding SDR family NAD(P)-dependent oxidoreductase has protein sequence MAPFFRDRPRTGRAVPRTALVTGGSRGLGWLIARELTARGCRVMLCARDPDELRRAERRLTADGAEAASVACDLTTPEAPARVLAAVHERFGALDLLVNNAGIIQVGPFEALCERDFRQAMELMLFAPLRLTTAALPDLRASRRGTVVNVTSVGGRVPAPHLLPYVAAKFAATGLSQGLRAELAADGVSVTTVVPGLMRTGSHTAARFHGQAPSEYAWFAAAASLPLLSMDAERAARAIVRAAERGRPELVLTAAARIGSRVQGVAPATTTRLLTLAARLLPSSDGVPDRDVPGAEAARTTPLPSWVTTLGDRAGQRFGEPHAGT, from the coding sequence ATGGCACCGTTCTTCCGCGACCGGCCCCGGACCGGCCGTGCCGTTCCCCGCACCGCGCTGGTCACCGGTGGCTCCCGCGGTCTCGGCTGGCTCATCGCCCGCGAACTCACCGCCCGCGGCTGCCGGGTGATGCTCTGCGCCCGTGACCCGGACGAGCTGCGCCGGGCGGAGCGGCGCCTGACCGCCGACGGCGCCGAGGCGGCGTCCGTCGCCTGCGACCTCACCACGCCGGAGGCCCCCGCACGCGTGCTGGCCGCCGTGCACGAGCGGTTCGGCGCCCTGGACCTCCTCGTCAACAACGCCGGGATCATCCAGGTCGGCCCGTTCGAGGCCCTGTGCGAGCGCGACTTCCGCCAGGCCATGGAGCTCATGTTGTTCGCGCCCCTGCGACTGACCACCGCCGCGCTGCCCGACCTGCGGGCGTCCCGGCGCGGGACGGTCGTGAACGTCACCTCGGTCGGCGGCCGTGTCCCCGCGCCCCACCTGCTTCCCTACGTGGCGGCGAAGTTCGCCGCCACCGGGCTCTCCCAGGGGCTTCGGGCGGAGCTGGCCGCCGACGGGGTCTCGGTCACCACCGTGGTCCCGGGCCTGATGCGCACCGGATCCCACACGGCGGCACGATTCCACGGCCAGGCTCCCTCCGAGTACGCGTGGTTCGCCGCCGCCGCCTCGCTTCCCCTGCTGTCCATGGACGCCGAACGCGCCGCCCGCGCGATCGTCCGCGCCGCCGAACGCGGGCGCCCCGAGCTCGTCCTCACCGCGGCGGCACGCATCGGCTCGCGCGTCCAAGGCGTGGCGCCCGCGACCACCACCAGGCTGCTGACCCTGGCCGCGCGGCTGCTCCCGAGCTCCGACGGCGTCCCCGATCGCGACGTGCCGGGGGCGGAAGCGGCCCGTACGACGCCCCTGCCGTCCTGGGTCACCACCCTCGGGGACCGCGCCGGACAGCGATTCGGCGAACCACACGCCGGAACCTGA
- a CDS encoding molybdopterin-dependent oxidoreductase produces the protein MREAAVVQEKRGFCTLCKSRCGAVFTIEDGRLTGVRPDPDHPTGAAMCPKGRSAPEIAHSTRRLTTPLRRTNPKSDPDPGWVPVSWDEAMTEIAEKLSAISAQSGPEAVAFAVATPSGTMVSDATEWIERFIRTFGSPNTVYSAEICNWHKDAAHAFTFGNPLPPPDYANAELALLWGFNPAKTWLAQSTALSAAQAKGTKLAVVDPRRSTSALRADRWLRVRPGTDAALALGLAHLLIDSGRYDEAFVRAWTNAPLLVRGDTGRFLRANELPDACDDPEDAAGTAFAVYDEEAGQAEPYDTTRAASRPERFALRGTHHITLRDGSAVACAPAFERYARACAAWTPDRVAAATWIPEREIRALADDIAAASSVTYYGWTGVGQSANATQTERALATLYALTGSYDSPGGNRVVPAPAYNPASFPGQIDPAQRAKALGLAEHPLGPQTTGYINSGDLCTAIETGHPYPVRALIGFGSNLVVSQPDSDRTARALTALDFQVHLDLFHNPTSTTADLVLPVNSAYEHEALRFGFEVSHRAQEHVQLRPRMVEPQGESRSDTEVVFDLACRLGMGTAFFDGDIEAAWNWQLEPLGLTTDELRRSPGGRRIPCEPAHCRYAAPATDPDLGVQDGTVTGFATPTRRVELYSERLLEHGYPPVPEHRDPTPTDAAYPLVLTCAKHGYFVHSQQRSLTSLRRRATDPSVDIHPRTAASHGISAGDWVEVATRRGAIRLRARLDDSLHPAVVVGEYGWWQDAPDLALPGAAPTNETGSNYNRLVDHAVTDPLSGSTPLRSAACRITPAAGNTSWAGTRAFTITSSTEISPGVRTLRLVPQDGAPLPDHRPGQHLTVRAENPDGTVQDPSQGRSYSLVGPALETDRRDYRLAVRKIAGGALSTWLHEEAAVGDLLHVTSPAGVFALPTHTDRPVVLLAGGIGITPFLSYLETLAATGGSVPEVVLHYGNPNSADHPFKDRLRELARRIPALTVVDHYAAPAATDTRGRDYDREGFIGVDDIDPTLFERRARFYMCGPQPMMDALTGALVGRGVPPFEVFSERFRLLRRDVAVPDGAEYTVTFARSGRSARWRKGDGVLLALGEAAGVVMPSGCRVGQCESCACTVLKGTAAHLVPPSEDLPESEVLTCQSQPTSDLVLDV, from the coding sequence GTGCGGGAGGCAGCTGTGGTCCAGGAGAAGCGGGGGTTCTGCACCCTCTGCAAGTCGCGCTGCGGGGCGGTCTTCACGATCGAGGACGGCCGGCTGACCGGCGTGCGGCCCGACCCCGACCACCCGACCGGCGCGGCGATGTGCCCCAAGGGCCGCTCCGCCCCCGAGATCGCCCACAGCACCCGCAGGCTGACCACCCCCCTGCGCCGGACCAACCCCAAGTCCGACCCGGATCCGGGCTGGGTGCCCGTCTCGTGGGACGAGGCGATGACCGAGATCGCCGAGAAGCTCTCGGCCATCTCGGCGCAGAGCGGCCCCGAGGCGGTCGCGTTCGCCGTGGCCACGCCCTCCGGGACCATGGTGTCCGACGCCACCGAATGGATCGAGCGCTTCATCCGCACCTTCGGCAGCCCGAACACCGTCTACAGCGCCGAGATCTGCAACTGGCACAAGGACGCCGCCCACGCCTTCACCTTCGGAAACCCCCTGCCCCCGCCCGACTACGCCAACGCCGAGCTCGCCCTCCTCTGGGGCTTCAACCCCGCCAAGACCTGGCTCGCCCAGTCCACCGCCCTCTCCGCCGCACAGGCGAAGGGCACCAAGCTCGCCGTGGTCGACCCGCGCCGGTCCACCAGCGCCCTGCGCGCCGACCGGTGGCTGCGCGTCCGGCCGGGGACCGACGCGGCCCTGGCCCTGGGCCTCGCCCACCTCCTCATCGACAGCGGCCGGTACGACGAGGCCTTCGTCCGGGCCTGGACCAACGCCCCGCTCCTGGTCCGCGGCGACACCGGACGCTTCCTCCGCGCGAACGAGCTCCCCGACGCCTGCGACGATCCCGAGGACGCCGCCGGCACCGCATTCGCCGTGTACGACGAGGAAGCCGGGCAGGCCGAGCCGTACGACACCACCCGGGCCGCCTCCCGACCCGAACGCTTCGCCCTGCGCGGCACCCATCACATCACCCTCCGTGACGGTTCGGCCGTTGCCTGCGCACCCGCCTTCGAGCGGTACGCCCGTGCCTGCGCCGCCTGGACCCCGGACCGCGTGGCGGCCGCCACCTGGATCCCCGAGCGGGAGATCCGGGCCCTCGCCGACGACATCGCAGCCGCGTCCTCGGTCACGTACTACGGCTGGACCGGGGTCGGACAGAGCGCGAACGCCACGCAGACCGAGCGGGCTCTCGCCACCCTCTACGCGCTGACCGGAAGCTACGACAGCCCCGGAGGCAACCGCGTCGTGCCCGCTCCCGCCTACAACCCGGCCTCCTTCCCCGGACAGATCGACCCCGCCCAACGCGCCAAGGCCCTCGGCCTCGCCGAACACCCCCTGGGCCCGCAGACCACCGGCTACATCAACTCCGGGGACCTGTGCACGGCCATCGAGACGGGCCACCCCTACCCGGTCCGCGCCCTCATCGGCTTCGGCTCCAACCTCGTCGTCTCCCAGCCGGACTCCGACCGCACCGCGCGGGCCCTGACGGCCCTCGACTTCCAGGTCCACCTGGACCTCTTCCACAACCCGACCAGCACCACCGCCGACCTCGTCCTCCCGGTCAACAGCGCCTACGAGCACGAGGCCCTGCGCTTCGGCTTCGAGGTCAGCCACCGCGCCCAGGAGCACGTCCAGCTGCGGCCGCGCATGGTCGAACCGCAGGGCGAATCGCGCAGCGACACCGAGGTCGTCTTCGACCTCGCCTGCCGCCTGGGCATGGGCACGGCCTTCTTCGACGGCGACATCGAAGCCGCCTGGAACTGGCAGCTCGAACCGCTCGGCCTCACCACCGACGAGCTGCGCCGCAGCCCCGGCGGCAGGCGCATACCCTGCGAGCCGGCCCACTGCCGGTACGCCGCCCCCGCGACGGACCCCGACCTCGGCGTCCAGGACGGCACCGTGACCGGTTTCGCCACCCCCACCCGGCGCGTGGAGCTCTACTCCGAGCGGCTCCTGGAACACGGCTACCCGCCCGTGCCCGAACACCGCGACCCCACCCCCACGGACGCCGCGTACCCCCTGGTGCTGACCTGTGCCAAGCACGGCTACTTCGTCCACAGCCAGCAGCGCTCACTGACCTCGCTGCGCCGTCGCGCCACCGACCCGTCGGTCGACATCCACCCCCGCACCGCGGCCTCCCACGGCATCAGCGCGGGGGACTGGGTCGAGGTCGCCACCCGGCGGGGCGCCATCCGGCTGCGCGCCCGACTCGACGACTCCCTGCACCCCGCGGTCGTCGTCGGCGAGTACGGCTGGTGGCAGGACGCTCCCGACCTGGCCCTGCCGGGTGCCGCCCCGACGAACGAGACGGGCAGCAACTACAACCGGCTCGTCGACCACGCCGTCACCGATCCGCTCAGCGGCTCCACCCCGCTGCGCTCGGCCGCGTGCCGGATCACCCCGGCGGCCGGGAACACCTCCTGGGCCGGCACACGCGCCTTCACCATCACCTCCTCGACCGAGATCAGCCCCGGCGTCCGCACCCTCCGGCTGGTCCCACAGGACGGCGCCCCCCTGCCGGACCACCGCCCCGGCCAGCACCTGACCGTACGCGCCGAGAACCCGGACGGCACCGTCCAGGACCCCTCCCAGGGGCGCAGCTACTCGCTCGTGGGACCCGCCCTCGAAACGGACCGCCGCGACTACCGCCTCGCGGTCCGGAAGATCGCCGGCGGCGCCCTCTCCACCTGGCTCCACGAAGAAGCGGCGGTCGGCGACCTGCTCCACGTGACGAGCCCCGCCGGCGTGTTCGCCCTCCCCACGCACACCGACAGGCCCGTGGTCCTCCTCGCCGGCGGCATCGGCATCACGCCGTTCCTCAGCTACCTCGAAACCCTCGCCGCCACCGGCGGATCGGTCCCCGAAGTCGTCCTGCACTACGGCAACCCCAACAGCGCCGACCACCCGTTCAAGGACCGGCTGCGCGAACTGGCGCGCCGCATACCGGCCCTGACGGTCGTCGACCACTACGCCGCCCCCGCGGCGACCGACACACGCGGGCGCGACTACGACCGGGAAGGGTTCATCGGCGTCGACGACATCGACCCCACCCTGTTCGAACGCCGCGCACGCTTCTACATGTGCGGTCCCCAGCCGATGATGGACGCGCTCACCGGTGCCCTCGTCGGCCGCGGAGTCCCGCCGTTCGAGGTGTTCAGCGAGAGGTTCCGTCTCCTGCGCAGGGACGTGGCGGTGCCCGACGGCGCCGAGTACACCGTGACCTTCGCGCGCAGCGGCCGCAGCGCACGGTGGCGCAAGGGCGACGGCGTCCTCCTCGCCCTCGGCGAGGCCGCCGGCGTGGTCATGCCGAGCGGCTGCCGCGTCGGCCAGTGCGAGAGCTGCGCCTGCACCGTTCTCAAGGGCACCGCTGCCCACCTGGTGCCCCCGTCGGAGGACCTCCCGGAGTCCGAAGTCCTCACCTGCCAGTCCCAGCCGACCTCGGACCTGGTCCTGGACGTGTGA